The Lichenihabitans psoromatis genome contains a region encoding:
- a CDS encoding aldehyde dehydrogenase family protein, translating to MTFLVTQSERPAGDFAGVLTSAETCLESWRSRGVSNRGRVAAAAAGALYRRKHAHVRLLSIEKSQRIEQSDAEVDLSVDIMDYYAKCALGLCARSHLAPLSREKGSGREARVVIHVQPSRFPYFSLAGFVALNLTIGNVVVLTHAQKFPRCAVALEHLWLRAGAPVGVFTNVAAANCQALTSSDEVPDYRSAPICGHGAAFPQLIMTPEACNRPPALGLFRQTG from the coding sequence TTGCCGGCGTGTTGACGTCCGCCGAGACCTGTCTCGAGTCGTGGCGGTCAAGGGGCGTTTCAAACAGAGGGCGCGTGGCCGCGGCAGCTGCCGGTGCCCTGTATCGCCGCAAGCACGCGCATGTGCGTTTGTTGTCGATCGAGAAGAGCCAGCGTATCGAACAATCGGATGCGGAAGTCGATCTCAGCGTCGACATCATGGACTACTACGCCAAATGTGCACTTGGTCTTTGCGCACGGAGCCACCTTGCGCCACTCTCTCGCGAGAAGGGGAGCGGTCGTGAAGCCCGAGTTGTCATTCACGTGCAGCCGTCCCGCTTTCCCTATTTTAGCCTCGCGGGTTTCGTCGCCCTCAATCTGACAATTGGCAATGTTGTCGTCCTGACCCATGCACAAAAGTTTCCACGCTGCGCGGTGGCCTTGGAACATCTATGGCTCAGGGCGGGGGCGCCAGTCGGCGTTTTTACGAACGTAGCCGCCGCCAATTGTCAAGCGCTCACCTCAAGTGACGAGGTGCCGGATTATCGATCTGCACCGATCTGTGGCCACGGCGCCGCGTTCCCGCAGCTGATTATGACCCCGGAGGCCTGCAATCGCCCGCCGGCGCTTGGCCTATTTCGCCAAACCGGGTGA